The proteins below come from a single Pedobacter aquae genomic window:
- the tyrS gene encoding tyrosine--tRNA ligase, protein MNFVEELRWRGLLHDIMPGTEEELAKGMVTGYIGFDPTADSLHVGSLSQIFTLVRFQQAGHKPLALVGGATGMIGDPTGKSQERNLLSEEDLQKNLQGIQKQLEQFLDFDCGANSAEIVNNYDWFKNYSFLDFIRDAGKHITVNYMMGKDSVKKRLESEVGMSFTEFTYQLIQGFDFYHLWKERGCLLQMGGSDQWGNIVTGTEFIRRKAGGQAFALTSPLIKKSDGTKFGKTEGGNIWLDAKKTSPYQFYQFWLNSSDEDAANFIKIFTFFSKQEVDDLLAQHQPAPHLRVLQKALAEDITRRVHGEAALQTAINTTDFLFGNGSLDFLKALSHEDVIGVFEGIPQFTIAKSSLDAGADILTLLAEETQIFPSKGEVRKMIQGGGVSLNREKIAAPDVVVNASSLINNSFLVVQRGKKNYFLIIAS, encoded by the coding sequence AGAGGTCTTTTGCATGATATTATGCCCGGTACAGAGGAAGAATTGGCTAAAGGTATGGTTACTGGTTATATTGGTTTTGACCCCACTGCGGATTCTTTACATGTAGGTAGTTTGTCTCAAATATTTACTTTAGTACGTTTCCAACAAGCTGGACATAAGCCTTTAGCTTTGGTTGGTGGCGCAACTGGGATGATAGGCGACCCTACCGGTAAGTCTCAAGAACGTAACCTTTTATCAGAAGAAGATTTGCAAAAAAATCTTCAAGGTATACAAAAGCAATTAGAGCAATTTTTAGATTTTGATTGCGGCGCCAACAGTGCAGAAATTGTAAATAATTACGATTGGTTTAAAAACTACTCTTTTCTAGATTTCATCAGAGATGCTGGTAAGCATATCACTGTTAATTATATGATGGGAAAAGATTCTGTTAAAAAACGCTTAGAAAGTGAAGTGGGCATGTCTTTTACAGAGTTTACTTACCAATTGATACAAGGTTTTGATTTTTACCACCTTTGGAAAGAACGAGGTTGCCTGCTACAGATGGGCGGCTCAGACCAATGGGGTAATATTGTTACCGGTACCGAGTTTATTAGAAGAAAAGCAGGCGGACAAGCTTTTGCTTTAACATCTCCTTTAATTAAAAAATCAGACGGAACTAAATTTGGTAAAACCGAAGGCGGTAATATTTGGCTTGATGCTAAGAAAACCAGTCCGTATCAGTTTTACCAGTTTTGGTTAAATTCTTCTGATGAGGATGCTGCTAATTTTATTAAAATTTTTACTTTCTTCTCTAAACAAGAGGTAGATGATTTATTGGCACAGCATCAGCCAGCGCCTCATTTAAGGGTGTTGCAGAAAGCTTTGGCAGAAGATATTACCAGAAGAGTACACGGCGAAGCAGCTTTGCAAACAGCTATCAATACTACTGATTTTCTTTTTGGTAATGGTTCTTTAGATTTCTTGAAGGCTTTAAGTCATGAAGATGTTATTGGCGTTTTTGAAGGTATTCCACAATTTACAATAGCTAAAAGTTCTTTAGACGCTGGCGCTGATATTCTAACTTTGTTGGCAGAGGAAACTCAAATTTTTCCTTCTAAAGGCGAGGTCAGAAAAATGATTCAAGGTGGTGGCGTTTCTTTAAATAGAGAGAAAATTGCAGCTCCAGATGTTGTTGTAAATGCTTCATCCTTAATAAATAATAGCTTTTTAGTAGTGCAAAGGGGTAAGAAAAATTATTTCTTAATTATAGCATCTTAA
- the parS gene encoding type II RES/Xre toxin-antitoxin system antitoxin, with product MENNKVEEPLIEYLTQPQEMLHAVVSLLGGLSVLNFKKPISSDFDLLELTRAGLPKKALAHLIKSIAFTFQELAAIMHISERTLQRFDENALIDAAYSEKAIDLARLYVRGEQVFGSLERFKLWMKSPSYVFKNQTPASFLDTSLGFDLISKELGRIEHGLFA from the coding sequence ATGGAAAATAATAAAGTTGAAGAACCCCTCATAGAATACTTAACACAACCGCAAGAAATGCTTCATGCGGTTGTGTCTTTACTTGGCGGCTTAAGTGTTTTAAACTTCAAAAAACCTATTTCCTCAGATTTTGATTTACTTGAGCTCACTAGAGCTGGTTTGCCTAAAAAAGCATTGGCTCATTTAATTAAATCTATTGCTTTTACTTTTCAAGAGTTGGCTGCTATAATGCATATTTCTGAGCGTACTTTACAACGTTTTGATGAAAACGCTTTAATAGATGCTGCATATTCAGAAAAAGCTATAGATTTAGCTCGTCTTTATGTAAGAGGTGAGCAAGTTTTTGGTTCTCTAGAGCGCTTTAAACTTTGGATGAAATCGCCTTCTTATGTTTTTAAAAATCAAACTCCAGCATCCTTTTTAGATACTTCTTTAGGTTTTGATTTAATTTCAAAAGAACTTGGTCGTATAGAGCATGGTTTATTTGCTTAA